In one Candidatus Komeilibacteria bacterium CG_4_10_14_0_2_um_filter_37_10 genomic region, the following are encoded:
- a CDS encoding alanine--tRNA ligase encodes MTAQQLREKYTTFFASKGHQIIDGASLIPENDPSVLFTTAGMHPLVPFLLGSKHPSGNKLTSCQRCIRTGDIEEVGDDTHLTFFEMLGNWSLGDYFKDDAIEYSWEFLTSPKWLNINPQKIGITVFAGDQDASVDEESVNKWLSLGVPQHKIAYLPKENNWWGPAGQTGPCGPDTEMFYYVGDGLPSENSNPGNDESNWVEIWNDVFMQYSKEADGSYFALAQKNVDTGMGLERTLAVINGYQTIYETDVVKPIYDLVYSLAQDKSNLKAIRIITDHLRAATFIIGDERGVIPSNTDQGYVVRRLIRSAIRRGREVGIVNSFIPAIAAETIKLYAPTYNCLKQNQQKILSEFSIEEEKFKKVLDRGEEIIQEYARQGSIDGVTAFKLYSTYGFPLEEIQRSNIQVDAEQFFAELKKHQELSRQGAEQKFKGGLADNSEMVTKLHTATHLLHAALRKVLGEHIAQKGSNITSERLRFDFSHPIKLTTDELTKVEKLVNEAIQQKLAVSWQELSVEKAKEQGALGLFNQKYGELVKVYTVGKDDRIFSREICGGPHVANTGELGHFSILKEEASSAGVRRIKSILK; translated from the coding sequence ATTACAGCCCAACAATTAAGAGAAAAATATACTACTTTTTTTGCCAGTAAAGGCCATCAAATCATTGATGGTGCTTCTTTGATTCCCGAAAATGATCCGTCGGTTTTGTTTACCACTGCCGGTATGCACCCACTTGTGCCTTTTTTATTAGGAAGCAAACATCCAAGTGGTAATAAACTAACAAGTTGTCAGCGTTGTATTAGAACTGGTGATATTGAAGAAGTAGGTGATGATACTCATCTGACGTTTTTTGAAATGCTGGGTAATTGGAGTTTAGGAGATTATTTTAAGGATGATGCTATTGAATATAGTTGGGAATTTTTAACATCACCAAAGTGGCTAAATATTAATCCCCAAAAAATAGGTATAACTGTATTTGCCGGTGATCAGGATGCTTCAGTTGATGAAGAGTCAGTAAATAAATGGTTAAGTCTTGGTGTTCCTCAACATAAGATAGCTTATTTACCAAAGGAAAATAATTGGTGGGGCCCAGCTGGTCAGACAGGACCTTGTGGACCTGATACGGAAATGTTTTATTATGTTGGTGATGGATTACCTTCGGAAAATTCCAATCCCGGCAATGACGAGAGTAATTGGGTAGAAATATGGAATGACGTATTTATGCAATACAGTAAAGAAGCTGATGGTAGTTATTTTGCTTTGGCACAAAAAAATGTTGACACGGGCATGGGACTAGAACGAACATTAGCTGTAATCAATGGCTATCAGACTATTTATGAAACAGATGTTGTTAAACCAATTTATGATCTAGTGTATTCTTTAGCGCAAGATAAAAGCAATTTGAAAGCCATAAGAATTATTACTGATCATCTGCGAGCAGCCACATTTATCATTGGTGATGAGAGGGGAGTGATACCATCAAATACTGATCAAGGTTATGTTGTTCGCCGTTTAATTCGTTCCGCTATTCGTCGCGGACGAGAAGTAGGTATTGTTAATTCCTTTATTCCAGCAATTGCCGCAGAAACTATAAAATTATATGCGCCGACGTACAATTGTTTAAAGCAAAATCAACAAAAAATACTGTCAGAGTTTTCGATCGAAGAAGAAAAATTTAAAAAAGTATTAGATCGGGGCGAAGAAATTATTCAGGAGTATGCCAGGCAAGGCTCTATTGATGGCGTGACAGCCTTTAAATTATATTCAACTTATGGATTTCCCTTAGAAGAAATACAAAGATCTAATATTCAGGTGGATGCTGAGCAATTTTTTGCTGAATTAAAAAAACACCAAGAGTTATCACGACAAGGGGCAGAGCAAAAATTTAAGGGTGGCTTAGCTGATAATTCGGAAATGGTAACTAAATTACATACCGCTACTCATTTATTGCACGCAGCTTTACGAAAAGTATTAGGCGAACATATTGCTCAAAAAGGGTCAAATATAACCTCAGAAAGACTGCGCTTTGATTTTTCTCATCCCATTAAGTTAACTACTGACGAGCTGACAAAGGTGGAAAAATTAGTTAATGAGGCAATTCAGCAAAAATTAGCTGTTTCCTGGCAAGAATTATCTGTGGAAAAGGCCAAGGAGCAAGGTGCTTTGGGTTTATTCAATCAAAAATATGGTGAGCTAGTCAAAGTTTATACAGTAGGCAAAGATGATAGAATATTCTCCCGGGAAATTTGTGGTGGTCCACATGTGGCAAATACTGGTGAATTAGGTCATTTTAGTATCTTAAAGGAAGAAGCATCATCAGCCGGTGTACGCAGAATAAAATCTATCCTGAAATAG
- a CDS encoding translation initiation factor IF-1, translating into MSNLDFQTNKKGFIEVVGVVTELLPAATFQVKLENEHELLAHLSGKMRINRIKILPGDKVKLEISPYDLTKGRITYRY; encoded by the coding sequence ATGAGTAATCTTGATTTTCAAACAAATAAAAAAGGTTTTATTGAAGTAGTTGGTGTTGTGACCGAATTACTACCCGCCGCAACATTCCAGGTAAAACTGGAAAATGAGCATGAGTTACTGGCTCATTTATCTGGAAAAATGAGGATTAATCGCATTAAAATACTACCCGGTGATAAGGTCAAGCTAGAAATTAGTCCTTATGACCTCACCAAAGGTAGAATAACCTATCGATATTAA
- a CDS encoding 50S ribosomal protein L36: MKVRSSVKKICKDCKIIRRSGRVVCICKNPKHKQRQG, encoded by the coding sequence ATGAAAGTTAGATCTTCAGTTAAAAAAATTTGTAAAGATTGTAAAATTATTCGACGTTCTGGACGGGTTGTTTGTATTTGTAAAAATCCTAAACACAAGCAAAGACAAGGCTAA
- a CDS encoding 30S ribosomal protein S13, translating into MARIANINIPNEKRVVISLTYLFGIGRTLSQKILTDLKIDISKRVKDLTEEELKLIRDHLAKNYKVEGDLRREILMNIKRLKEISSYRGTRHARGLPARGQRTKTNSRTVRGNVRRTMGSGRAKSAEKT; encoded by the coding sequence ATGGCAAGAATCGCAAACATCAATATACCCAATGAAAAAAGAGTTGTTATTAGCTTAACTTACCTTTTTGGTATCGGCCGAACATTATCCCAGAAAATTTTAACTGATCTGAAAATTGATATCAGTAAACGAGTTAAAGATTTAACAGAGGAAGAGTTAAAATTGATTCGTGATCATTTAGCCAAAAATTATAAAGTTGAAGGTGATTTACGACGAGAAATCTTGATGAATATCAAAAGATTAAAAGAAATCAGTTCCTATCGTGGCACTCGTCACGCCCGTGGTCTACCGGCTCGCGGTCAAAGAACCAAAACCAATTCTCGTACTGTCCGCGGCAATGTTCGTCGCACAATGGGTAGTGGTCGTGCTAAATCAGCGGAAAAAACTTAA
- a CDS encoding 30S ribosomal protein S11 → MSRKKRLLDKQKKRAGAKKYIINPEKQSKKKKVKKMIKRGQAHVQATYNNTIVTITDLNGAAIGQSSAGSCGFKGPKKATPYASSIIVKTLVDKVKNYGLQEVDVYVRGVGAGREAAVRALHANGLNVLSIKDMTPIPHNGCRSKKPRRV, encoded by the coding sequence ATGTCGAGAAAAAAAAGACTATTAGATAAGCAGAAAAAAAGAGCCGGTGCGAAGAAATACATTATCAATCCGGAAAAACAGTCCAAGAAGAAAAAGGTTAAAAAAATGATTAAGCGGGGACAGGCTCATGTTCAAGCTACATATAATAATACAATTGTAACGATAACCGATTTAAATGGTGCCGCTATTGGTCAAAGCTCAGCAGGTAGCTGTGGCTTTAAAGGACCAAAAAAGGCCACACCCTACGCTTCTAGTATCATTGTAAAGACGTTAGTTGATAAAGTGAAAAATTATGGTTTGCAAGAAGTTGATGTTTATGTCCGCGGTGTCGGTGCTGGACGCGAAGCAGCGGTACGTGCTTTACACGCCAATGGTTTGAATGTTTTAAGTATCAAAGATATGACACCAATACCGCACAATGGTTGTCGTTCGAAAAAACCGCGAAGAGTTTAA